The Paramixta manurensis region CTCGGGCCAGAACCGATCGCGGCGGCGTATGTTCAGCCCTCACGCCGTCCAACCGACGGGCGTTACGGTGAAAACCCGAACCGCTTACAGCACTATTACCAATTCCAGGTGATCATCAAACCTTCGCCGGACAATATCCAGGAGTTGTATCTCGGTTCGCTGAAAGAGCTGGGGATGGATCCGACGATCCACGACATTCGCTTCGTAGAAGATAACTGGGAAAACCCAACGCTGGGCGCCTGGGGGCTGGGCTGGGAAGTGTGGTTAAACGGCATGGAAGTGACGCAGTTTACCTACTTCCAGCAGGTTGGCGGCCTGGAGTGTAAGCCGGTTACCGGTGAAATCACCTACGGTCTGGAGCGTCTGGCGATGTATATCCAGGGCGTGGACAGCGTGTACGATCTGGTGTGGAGCGATGGTCCGTTGGGTAAAACCACTTACGGCGATGTGTTCCACCAAAACGAAGTTGAGCAATCTACCTATAACTTCGAATATGCCGATGTCGATTTTCTGTTTACCTGTTTTGAGCAGTATGAGAAAGAGGCACAGAGCCTGCTGGCGCTGGAAAAACCGCTGCCGTTACCGGCTTATGAGCGCATTCTAAAAGCGGCGCACAGCTTTAACTTGCTGGATGCGCGTAAGGCAATTTCGGTAACCGAACGCCAGCGCTATATTTTGCGCATCCGCACCCTGACCAAAGCCGTGGCTGAAGCTTACTATGCGTCTCGCGAGGCGCTGGGCTTCCCGATGTGCAATAACAAGAAATAAGAGGCAGCCATGACTGAAAAAACTTTTCTGGTGGAAATCGGCACCGAAGAGCTGCCGCCGAAGGCGCTGCGTAGCCTTGCCGAATCTTTTGCCGCGCAGTTTACCGCCGAGCTGGATGCCGCCGATGTGGCGCACGGTGCGGTGAACTGGTTTGCCGCGCCGCGTCGTCTGGCGCTGAAAGTGGCGAACCTCGCGGCCGCACAGCCAGATCGCACGGTTGAAAAGCGCGGCCCGGCCATCGCCGCTGCGTTTGACGCCGAAGGCAAAGCGACTAAAGCCGCCGAAGGCTGGGCGCGTGGCTGCGGGATCACCGTCGGGCAGGCGGATCGCCTGAAAACCGACAAAGGCGAATGGCTGGTGTATCGCGCCGAAGTGAAAGGCGAGAGCGTGCAAACGCTGCTGCCGGCGATGGTGAGCGCTTCACTGGCGAAGTTGCCGATTCCAAAATTGATGCGTTGGGGCGATTCCGAGGTGCAGTTTGTGCGTCCGGTTCACACCGTCACGCTGCTGCTGGGCGATGAGTTAATTCCCGCCACCATTCTGGGTGTTTCATCCGCTCGCGTGATCCGCGGCCATCGGTTTATGGGTGAGCCTGCGTTCACTATCAACCACGCCGACCAGTATCCGCAGATTTTGCTGGAGCGCGGTAAAGTAATGGCGGATTACGCTCAACGTAAAGCCAAAATTAAAGCCGATGCCGAAGCGGCCGCGCGTGAAATTGGCGGTAATGCCGATCTGAGCGACAGCTTGCTGGAAGAAGTCGCCTCGCTGGTGGAATGGCCGGTGGTGTTGACGGCGAAATTTGAAGAGAAGTTCCTCGCGGTTCCGGCGGAAGCGCTGGTCTACACCATGAAGGGCGATCAGAAATACTTCCCGGTTTATGATGCGAACGGCAAGCTGTTGCCGAACTTCATTTTTGTTGCCAACATCGAATCAAAAGACCCGCAGCAGATCATTTCCGGTAACGAGAAAGTGGTGCGCCCGCGTTTGGCGGATGCGGAGTTCTTCTTTAATACCGACCGTAAAAAACGTCTGGAAGATAACCTGCCGCGTCTGGAAACCGTGTTGTTCCAACAGCAACTGGGTACGTTACGCGATAAAACCGATCGCATTCAGGCGCTGGCGGGCTGGATTGCCGCGCAGATTGGTGCCGATGTGAATCACGCCACTCGCGCGGGCCTGCTTTCCAAGTGTGACCTGATGACCAATATGGTGTTTGAGTTTACCGACACTCAAGGTGTGATGGGGATGCATTACGCGCGTCACGATGGCGAGGCGGAGGATGTGGCGGTAGCATTGAATGAGCAGTATCAGCCGCGTTTCGCTGGCGACGAGCTGCCTTCTAATCCGGTTGCCTGTGCGCTGGCGATTGCCGATAAAATGGATACGCTGGCCGGTATTTTCGGTATCGGGCAACATCCGAAAGGCGATAAAGATCCGTTTGCGCTACGCCGTGCGGCGCTGGGCGTGCTACGCATTATTGTTGAGAAGAACCTGGCGCTCGATCTGCAAACCCTGACTGAGGAAGCGGTGCGTCTGTACGGTAGCAAACTGACCAATCGCGCGGTGGTGGATGAGGTTATCGACTTTATGTTGGGCCGTTTCCGTAGCTGGTATCAGGAAGAGGGCCACAGCGTTGATACCATTCAGGCGGTGCTGGCGCGTCGTCCAACGCGTCCGGCGGATTTTAATGCCCGTATGAAGGCGGTATCCCATTTCCGTACGCTGGATGAAGCTGCCACGTTGGCTGCGGCGAATAAGCGCGTGTCCAATATCCTGGCGAAGTCGACCGAAACATTGGGCGACAGTGTGCAGGCATCATTGCTGAAAGAAAACGAAGAGATCCAGTTGGCAACCTTCGTCACCGCACTGACCAGTAAGCTACAGCCCTATTTCGCCGAAGGGCGTTATCAGGAGGCGCTGATCGAGCTGGCGCAACTGCGTGAAGCGGTAGATAACTTCTTTGAGAAAGTGATGGTCAATGCGGATGATCAAGCGGTGCGTATTAACCGTTTGACGTTGTTGGCAAAACTGCGTGAGTTGTTTTTGCAGGTGGCGGATATTTCGTTGCTGCAATAAGAGGAACGCGGCGGGCACGTTTCAGGAGGCTTCCTGGCTTTTCAACGTTTCGGCCGCCGCGCCGCTTTGCGGATGGCGGCAAGAACACTCATCTCAACCTCTTCTGAAGCCAGGCATTGCCTGGCTTTTTTTCGCCTGCCCGCTAATGAAAAAATTTCAAAATCGCGACGCGGTTCAAAAAACAAACTAATGGTATTGCAAAGGTATTATCTAAAGGTACTATTGGTTGCTTAGCCAACACCGGGGAGCAGGACAATGAAAACAAAAATACCAAAGCTTTCGTTCATGATGTTTGTTGAGTGGTTTATCTGGGGCGCATGGTTTGTGCCGCTCTGGGCCTGGCTGCATGGCAACGGCTTTACGCCGATTGAAATCGCCTGGTGCTATGCCTGTACCTCTATTGCCGCCATCCTGTCGCCGATCCTGGTCGGTTCGCTTACCGACCGGTTTTTCCAGGCGCAAAAAGTCTTGTCAGTGTTAATGATTGCCGGCGCGTTGCTGATGTTTTTCGCCGCGCAGCAGACGCACTTCAGCACCTTCTTCCCGCTACTGTTGCTCTATTCGTTGACCTACATGCCAACCATTGCGCTGACCAACAGTATCGCCTTCTCGCACGTCAACGACGTGGAGCGGGACTTTCCGCGTATACGCGTAATGGGCACATTGGGCTGGATTGCGTCCGGTATCGCCTGCGGGTTTGTTCCGCCACTGCTCGGTATGGGGGACATTTCCGCCAGTAATATTCCCCTGTTGGTCACTGCCGCCGGGTCATTATTACTTGGCGTTTATGCGCTGACGCTGCCAGCGACCGAGCCGAAAAGTACCGGTAAATTTAGCCTGCGGGTCGTGCTGGGGCTGGACGCGCTGCACTTGTTGAAAGATCGCAGCTTCCTGGTGTTTTTTGTCTGCTCTTTCCTGTTCAGTATGCCGTTGGCGTTCTATTACATTTTTGCCGAAGGTTTCCTCAGCGAAGTGGGGCTACAGCACGCGACCGGCTGGATGACGCTGGGGCAGGTCTCTGAAATCTTCTTTTTGCTGGCGCTGCCGTTCTTCATCAAACGTTTCGGTATTGGCAAAGTGCTGTTACTGGGCCTCGTCACCGCGGCGTTACGCTACATTTTCTTCGCCTTTGGCGGCGACCAAAACATCCTGACCTACGGTTTGCTGTTTATGGGCATTCTGCTGCATGGCGTCAGTTATGACTTCTATTTTGTTACCGCCTACATTTATGTGGATAAAAAAGCGCCGGTGGCAATGCGTAACGCGGCACAAGGGTTGATTACTCTCGCTTGCCAGGGGATTGGCAGCCTGCTCGGCTACCGTCTTGGCGGCTACTTAATGGAAGAGATGTTTGCTTACAACCCGCCGCGCAATGGTCTGACATTCCACTGGGCGGGGATGTGGATGTTTGGCAGCGTGATGATTGTGGTCATTACCCTTGTCTTTATCGCGCTGTTTCGTGACGCACGAAGTAAAAGCGATGACCTGGCGCCGCTGGACGTGCCGGTTAGCGCGGAAAAATAGTCATTAAGGAATCATTATGTCAATAAGTAAAGAGAAGCGGATTCTGGGCGCCTTTTACGGCCAGGCGTTGGGCGATGCGATGGGGATGCCCTCGGAACTGTGGCCGCGCACGCGCGTGAAAGCGCATTTTGGTTGGATAGACCGTTTTTTGCCGGGGCCAAAAGAGAATAACGCCGCCTGCTACTTTAATACGGCGGAATTTACCGATGATACCTCAATGGCGCTGGCGCTGGCCGATGCGATTATCCAGTGTGAGGGGAACGTTGAGGCGGAGGTGGTTGGTCGTAACATTTTGCATTGGGCGGAAGCGTTTGATGCGTTTAATAAAAACGTGTTGGGGCCAACCTCCAAAATTGCGTTGAACGCGCTCAAGAACGGTACGCCGATCGCGGAACTGGAGAATAACGGCTTAACCAATGGCGCGGCGATGCGGGTGTCTCCGCTCGGCTGTTTGTTGCCGCCCGGTAAGCTGGCGGATTTTATCGATGAGGTTGAAGTGGCCTCCAGCCCAACGCACAAAGCCGATGTTGCCATTGCTGGCGCCACTGCCATTGCCTGGGCGGTTTCACTGGCGGTCGAAGGTGTCGCGTGGCCGGTAATTCGTGACCAGTTACCAGCCATCGCCCGCGCGGCGCAGGAACGCAAAATCACCACTTTCAGCGCCTCAATGGCGGCGCGAATTGAGCTGGCGTTGCAGGTTGTGGCACAGGCCAATGGTGTAGAAGAGGCGATGGAGCGTGTCTATCAGTTGGTAGGCACCGGAACGAGCACCATTGAATCGGTACCTGCCGCGCTGGCGATGGTGGAACTCTCCGGCACCGATCCGAACCGTTGCGCGATTCTGTGCGCCAATCTCGGTGGCGATACCGATACCATTGGCGCAATGGCGGTGGCGATTTGCGGCGCGCTGCATGGCATTGATGGTATCGATCCGGCGCTAAAAGTGCAGCTTGATGACGTTAATCAACTGGATTTTACCCGCTACAGCCAGGCGTTTTTGCGTTTCCGTCAGCAGCGCGAGGCGGCCTATGCTCAACGTTGAGGTACTGCATGCGTTGACCGGGCGTTATCCGGTGTGCGTGGTAGGCGCCGCGGTGGTGGATGTGATTGCCGATGCGTACTCTTTACCGCATCGCGGTAGCGATATTGAGCTGCATCAGCAAGGCGTTAATGTCGGCGGCTGCGCCCTTAATGTCGCGATTGCGTTGCACCGGCTTGGCATCCCGGCACTGAATGCGTTGCCGCTTGGCTTGGGAACGTGGGCGGATATTATTCGTCATCAAATGGCGGCCTATGGGCTGCACAGCGCGGTAGAAACCGACAAAGGCGATAACGGTTGGTGTTTGGCGTTGGTCGAGCCGGATGGCGAACGTACTTTCCTTTCTGTCAGCGGGGTAGAGAACCAGTGGGATAGCGCCATGCTACAACGTCTGGCGTTGAAACCCGGCGGTTGGATATATGTGTCTGGCTATCAGCTAACCTCTGCCAGTGGCGAAGTGCTGCTGGCATGGCTGGAAGCGCAGCGAGACACGCAGCGACTGTTTATTGATTTTGGGCCGCGCCTGGCGGATATTCCAGAGGCGCGTTTTGCCCGGCTCATGGCGTTGCAGCCGCTGGTGACGCTGAACCGGCAAGAAGCCAGCCTGGTATGGCAAGAGAAACTGATGGGCGAGGGTGAGTTTAGCTGGCAAGCGCTGTGTGATGCGTGGCAGCGGCGTTTCGCTTCGCCGTTGATTGTGCGGTTGGATAGCGATGGTGCCGGTTATTTTTGCGCACAGGAGCAGGGCTGGGTGCCCGCGCTGCCCACCGAAGTGGTTGATACCATTGGCGCTGGCGATAGCCATGCTGGCGGTGTGCTGGCGGGCTTAGCTTCCGGGCTGCCGTTGAGTGAGGCGGTTGCGCTGGGCAATGCGGTCGCCTCTTTTGTGGTGGCGCATCGCGGTGGTGATTGCGCGCCGGATCGTGTGACGTTACGCCACTACTGGCAACAGCAGACTATTCGGCAATAAACACGTACATATCGCTGCGGCAGTAGCTAATACTGTATTCAATGGCGCTGTCCCGCTCGTCCAGCGCCAATTGTTTAATCACCAGGATTGGAATATTGGCCGACAGGGCGATATGAGCCTGAATTTCCGCGTCCGGCATCCGGGCGCTAACGCGGCTTTGCGTTCTGATCGGTCGAATACCGCGTGCGCGGAAATAGTCATACAACGAGATACCAATATCTTCCGCGCTATCAATCAGCGTGGCGGGAACATACGATTCTTCAATCGATACCGCCTGCTCATCAACGTAGCGGATGCGCTTTAACAAAAAGACCTCGCTGCCGGGCTCCAGACGCAATAGCGTGGCAATATCTGCGCTACAGGCAACCACACTTTTATTGATCCACA contains the following coding sequences:
- the glyQ gene encoding glycine--tRNA ligase subunit alpha is translated as MQKFDTKTFQGLILTLQDYWARQGCTIVQPLDMEVGAGTSHPMTCLRALGPEPIAAAYVQPSRRPTDGRYGENPNRLQHYYQFQVIIKPSPDNIQELYLGSLKELGMDPTIHDIRFVEDNWENPTLGAWGLGWEVWLNGMEVTQFTYFQQVGGLECKPVTGEITYGLERLAMYIQGVDSVYDLVWSDGPLGKTTYGDVFHQNEVEQSTYNFEYADVDFLFTCFEQYEKEAQSLLALEKPLPLPAYERILKAAHSFNLLDARKAISVTERQRYILRIRTLTKAVAEAYYASREALGFPMCNNKK
- the glyS gene encoding glycine--tRNA ligase subunit beta; its protein translation is MTEKTFLVEIGTEELPPKALRSLAESFAAQFTAELDAADVAHGAVNWFAAPRRLALKVANLAAAQPDRTVEKRGPAIAAAFDAEGKATKAAEGWARGCGITVGQADRLKTDKGEWLVYRAEVKGESVQTLLPAMVSASLAKLPIPKLMRWGDSEVQFVRPVHTVTLLLGDELIPATILGVSSARVIRGHRFMGEPAFTINHADQYPQILLERGKVMADYAQRKAKIKADAEAAAREIGGNADLSDSLLEEVASLVEWPVVLTAKFEEKFLAVPAEALVYTMKGDQKYFPVYDANGKLLPNFIFVANIESKDPQQIISGNEKVVRPRLADAEFFFNTDRKKRLEDNLPRLETVLFQQQLGTLRDKTDRIQALAGWIAAQIGADVNHATRAGLLSKCDLMTNMVFEFTDTQGVMGMHYARHDGEAEDVAVALNEQYQPRFAGDELPSNPVACALAIADKMDTLAGIFGIGQHPKGDKDPFALRRAALGVLRIIVEKNLALDLQTLTEEAVRLYGSKLTNRAVVDEVIDFMLGRFRSWYQEEGHSVDTIQAVLARRPTRPADFNARMKAVSHFRTLDEAATLAAANKRVSNILAKSTETLGDSVQASLLKENEEIQLATFVTALTSKLQPYFAEGRYQEALIELAQLREAVDNFFEKVMVNADDQAVRINRLTLLAKLRELFLQVADISLLQ
- a CDS encoding nucleoside permease; amino-acid sequence: MKTKIPKLSFMMFVEWFIWGAWFVPLWAWLHGNGFTPIEIAWCYACTSIAAILSPILVGSLTDRFFQAQKVLSVLMIAGALLMFFAAQQTHFSTFFPLLLLYSLTYMPTIALTNSIAFSHVNDVERDFPRIRVMGTLGWIASGIACGFVPPLLGMGDISASNIPLLVTAAGSLLLGVYALTLPATEPKSTGKFSLRVVLGLDALHLLKDRSFLVFFVCSFLFSMPLAFYYIFAEGFLSEVGLQHATGWMTLGQVSEIFFLLALPFFIKRFGIGKVLLLGLVTAALRYIFFAFGGDQNILTYGLLFMGILLHGVSYDFYFVTAYIYVDKKAPVAMRNAAQGLITLACQGIGSLLGYRLGGYLMEEMFAYNPPRNGLTFHWAGMWMFGSVMIVVITLVFIALFRDARSKSDDLAPLDVPVSAEK
- a CDS encoding ADP-ribosylglycohydrolase family protein — encoded protein: MSISKEKRILGAFYGQALGDAMGMPSELWPRTRVKAHFGWIDRFLPGPKENNAACYFNTAEFTDDTSMALALADAIIQCEGNVEAEVVGRNILHWAEAFDAFNKNVLGPTSKIALNALKNGTPIAELENNGLTNGAAMRVSPLGCLLPPGKLADFIDEVEVASSPTHKADVAIAGATAIAWAVSLAVEGVAWPVIRDQLPAIARAAQERKITTFSASMAARIELALQVVAQANGVEEAMERVYQLVGTGTSTIESVPAALAMVELSGTDPNRCAILCANLGGDTDTIGAMAVAICGALHGIDGIDPALKVQLDDVNQLDFTRYSQAFLRFRQQREAAYAQR
- a CDS encoding PfkB family carbohydrate kinase, translating into MLNVEVLHALTGRYPVCVVGAAVVDVIADAYSLPHRGSDIELHQQGVNVGGCALNVAIALHRLGIPALNALPLGLGTWADIIRHQMAAYGLHSAVETDKGDNGWCLALVEPDGERTFLSVSGVENQWDSAMLQRLALKPGGWIYVSGYQLTSASGEVLLAWLEAQRDTQRLFIDFGPRLADIPEARFARLMALQPLVTLNRQEASLVWQEKLMGEGEFSWQALCDAWQRRFASPLIVRLDSDGAGYFCAQEQGWVPALPTEVVDTIGAGDSHAGGVLAGLASGLPLSEAVALGNAVASFVVAHRGGDCAPDRVTLRHYWQQQTIRQ
- a CDS encoding GntR family transcriptional regulator, giving the protein MKDYAPLLADLTTQLTAKEKKPLYQRFASVIKAGIRSGMLQQDDILPGEREFSQALNISRITVRKALDTLEKEGVVYRSRGYGTQICNPLEYSLKEPKGLSQQAVLKGKTPNTVWINKSVVACSADIATLLRLEPGSEVFLLKRIRYVDEQAVSIEESYVPATLIDSAEDIGISLYDYFRARGIRPIRTQSRVSARMPDAEIQAHIALSANIPILVIKQLALDERDSAIEYSISYCRSDMYVFIAE